A genomic region of Pseudomonas migulae contains the following coding sequences:
- a CDS encoding EAL domain-containing protein, giving the protein MTAARETLRSWFYRPWFLAMLAAALSSVVLLALSLFVAIHQVEQKESMEMNAQGERFLARLEQLFGQLRESLDDLEAQPLRTCDKDMIATLQQVTFNYRFVYEAAYMDASKICSNRPRQAGLSLTRPPDIKDPTYSYWLNTTTEPDENRAALMLGRGNFRVATSRGHLTDMVDLSPGSSLLVILDRGTRAIPVLGSAQAWPPTEPWPPKSSDALQVTQTRLIYRMPTKSPEYQLVLITPRTAVNVPTSWWWLVPASLALGALVGFMVFLLVRQRQSLDAELAGAIRRGELQVLYQPIFDLDSRNCVGAEALLRWRRPDGTLTSPELFIPMAENTGQIRQMTDFVLQRLLEQLGHLLRANPKLYISVNLAACDVMVPRIGQVMARLLILHRVAAKQIAFEVTERGLIDVVVARENLQALRDVGHQVLIDDFGTGYCSLAYLQTLPVDCLKIDKAFIDALGHDAASSGVAPHIIHMAQALQLNVIAEGIEHEAQAAFLSSEGVKFGQGWLFAHALSAVQFIELITRGRRLASRRLDDEA; this is encoded by the coding sequence ATGACCGCTGCTCGAGAGACGCTACGTAGCTGGTTCTATCGCCCCTGGTTTTTGGCGATGCTGGCTGCTGCCCTCAGCAGCGTGGTGCTATTGGCGCTCAGCCTGTTCGTGGCCATCCATCAGGTCGAGCAGAAAGAGAGTATGGAAATGAATGCGCAGGGTGAGCGATTTCTTGCGCGCCTGGAGCAGTTGTTCGGACAGCTGCGCGAAAGTCTCGATGATCTGGAAGCCCAACCGCTGCGAACCTGCGACAAAGACATGATCGCCACGTTGCAGCAGGTCACCTTCAATTACCGCTTCGTTTACGAAGCCGCGTATATGGATGCCTCGAAGATCTGCTCTAACCGTCCGCGCCAGGCCGGATTGTCGCTGACACGACCACCGGATATTAAAGACCCCACTTACAGTTATTGGCTGAACACCACCACCGAACCTGATGAAAACCGGGCCGCACTCATGCTCGGGCGTGGCAATTTCCGTGTCGCAACCTCTCGCGGACATTTGACCGACATGGTCGACCTGTCGCCCGGCAGCAGTCTTTTAGTGATACTCGACCGCGGCACCCGCGCAATTCCGGTGCTGGGCTCCGCACAAGCCTGGCCGCCGACCGAACCTTGGCCACCGAAAAGCAGCGATGCCTTGCAAGTCACCCAGACTCGCTTGATTTATCGTATGCCGACCAAAAGCCCTGAATACCAATTGGTGCTGATCACCCCGCGCACCGCCGTGAATGTGCCCACCTCATGGTGGTGGCTGGTGCCGGCCAGCCTGGCGCTGGGAGCCCTCGTGGGCTTCATGGTGTTTCTGCTGGTGCGCCAGCGACAGTCGCTGGATGCCGAATTGGCTGGCGCGATACGGCGAGGCGAGCTGCAGGTGTTGTACCAACCCATCTTCGACCTCGACAGCCGCAACTGTGTCGGGGCTGAAGCCTTGCTGCGCTGGCGCCGGCCGGACGGCACCCTGACCAGCCCCGAGCTGTTTATCCCCATGGCGGAGAACACCGGCCAGATCCGCCAGATGACCGACTTCGTCCTGCAACGCCTGCTGGAGCAACTGGGGCATTTGTTGCGGGCCAATCCGAAGCTGTACATCTCGGTCAACCTGGCAGCCTGCGACGTCATGGTGCCGCGTATCGGCCAGGTGATGGCGCGGCTGTTGATCCTGCACCGGGTCGCAGCCAAACAGATTGCCTTTGAAGTGACGGAGCGCGGCCTGATCGACGTGGTGGTGGCCCGGGAAAACCTTCAGGCCTTGCGTGACGTCGGTCATCAGGTGTTGATCGATGACTTTGGCACCGGCTATTGCAGCCTCGCCTACTTGCAGACCCTGCCAGTGGATTGCCTGAAAATCGACAAGGCGTTCATCGATGCGCTTGGGCATGACGCCGCCAGCAGCGGCGTGGCACCGCACATCATTCACATGGCCCAGGCGCTGCAACTCAACGTGATTGCCGAGGGCATCGAACATGAAGCGCAAGCGGCGTTTCTAAGCAGTGAAGGGGTGAAGTTCGGCCAGGGCTGGTTGTTCGCCCATGCGTTGAGCGCCGTTCAGTTCATCGAGCTGATCACCCGTGGTCGGCGCCTGGCCAGCCGACGCCTGGATGACGAAGCGTAA
- a CDS encoding N-acetylmuramoyl-L-alanine amidase, giving the protein MKFLALIVSLILLAGCASGPRFDTSHPSANHDSRIQFVVVHYTSASLERSLQLLTHGEVSSHYLIGDDKNATIYKLMDENLRAWHAGESEWQGRTWLNSSSIGIEIVNPGFKETPTGERYWYPYSEAQVQSLIVLLKDISQRYAISPRSIIGHSDIAPLRKLDPGPVFPWKRLAAEGLGVWPNEQAVARQQAQFDVELPSIGWFQGQLARLGYATPQTGELDVATRHVIAAFQMHFRPSRFDGMPDAQTAALLQVLNQTK; this is encoded by the coding sequence ATGAAATTTCTCGCCCTCATCGTGTCGCTGATTCTGCTGGCCGGTTGTGCCAGCGGTCCCAGGTTCGACACCAGCCATCCTTCAGCCAATCACGACAGCCGAATCCAGTTCGTGGTGGTGCATTACACCTCCGCATCGCTGGAACGTTCGCTGCAGCTGCTGACCCACGGCGAAGTCAGCAGCCACTACCTGATCGGCGACGATAAAAACGCCACCATCTATAAGCTGATGGATGAAAACCTGCGGGCGTGGCACGCCGGAGAGAGTGAGTGGCAGGGTCGCACCTGGTTGAATTCCAGCTCCATCGGCATCGAAATCGTCAATCCGGGTTTCAAGGAAACCCCGACCGGAGAGCGCTACTGGTATCCCTACAGCGAAGCTCAGGTCCAGTCGCTGATCGTGTTGCTCAAGGACATCAGCCAGCGCTACGCCATCAGCCCCCGCAGCATTATCGGCCATAGCGACATCGCACCGTTGCGCAAGCTGGATCCAGGCCCGGTTTTCCCCTGGAAACGCCTGGCGGCCGAAGGCCTTGGTGTCTGGCCGAACGAACAGGCTGTGGCGCGCCAACAAGCGCAGTTCGACGTCGAATTGCCGAGCATCGGCTGGTTTCAGGGACAGTTGGCTCGCCTGGGTTATGCCACGCCGCAAACCGGTGAGCTGGATGTTGCGACCCGTCATGTGATTGCAGCCTTTCAGATGCATTTCCGCCCATCCCGCTTCGACGGTATGCCGGACGCCCAGACGGCAGCACTTCTTCAGGTGTTGAACCAGACAAAATAA
- a CDS encoding GGDEF domain-containing protein, producing MSDETERWKEKYLKSIEQQEKLERRWDARLDLLRRGLVRSTLAAEGTDRAVDQCMKEMREVIRTNDMDAGLAALLPRLEKAVLDSEQRRETRVNQTSAALTALVAQLQTLPLPREVSRPLKNFAKTLDGRVSQAREIPLLLSELSGLQGKALSQLENPAEPGRPGLLQRLFGTRETEDALQQVAPPLTNAPTLPPVEEVAAAPAELPKVTVDPAPVADEPLVTPPANHPAQPDPLIEAPAATAPIAEVVAFVPPVHEPQRTPAPSEQPENPASAAPSAVVETQLATNPDELTPTVVLDRPSLPSTMVQAEASAAIDPEHSEHDILYALPDSPEPSYSSVAKHIEDTLLGLLDDLSLPERYRPQAEAMRDRLQNGLNWYELLPILDDLATLMLAINNSGQHEFEVYLQQLNERLESFQSNLQAASDGHADNRSAAREMDTQIREQVDGLQSSMQEAADLEDLKHVLENHLEGLLGTMDQHQKQRDEREQEVAARLKGLAERVAHMEQEAQGYREHLEEQRQKALIDPLTGLPNRAAWSERLDHEIAQWQQHGNTLLLAMLDLDHFKRINDNYGHLAGDKVLKIIASVLRKRLRGTDFIARFGGEEFVLLMPGTVPAMGAKLLENLRASIEACPFHFKGEPVTITISMGMTAFKPGEHSDMVLKRADQALYRAKHAGRNRVEFG from the coding sequence ATGAGCGACGAAACAGAACGCTGGAAAGAGAAATACCTCAAAAGCATCGAACAACAGGAAAAGTTAGAACGTCGCTGGGACGCCCGGCTCGACCTGCTGCGGCGCGGACTGGTGCGCAGTACCCTGGCAGCCGAGGGAACCGACCGCGCGGTCGACCAGTGCATGAAAGAAATGCGCGAAGTCATTCGCACCAATGACATGGACGCCGGCCTCGCGGCACTGCTTCCACGCCTGGAAAAAGCGGTACTCGACTCCGAGCAACGCCGCGAGACCCGGGTCAACCAGACCAGCGCCGCACTGACCGCGCTGGTGGCGCAACTGCAGACATTGCCGCTACCACGGGAAGTCAGCCGCCCACTCAAGAACTTCGCCAAGACACTGGACGGACGCGTCAGCCAGGCGCGCGAGATCCCTTTGCTGCTCAGCGAGCTGAGCGGCCTGCAGGGAAAAGCCCTGAGTCAGCTGGAGAACCCGGCGGAACCTGGTCGTCCGGGCTTGTTGCAGCGCCTGTTCGGCACTCGTGAAACGGAAGATGCGCTACAACAGGTGGCTCCCCCGCTGACGAACGCGCCCACCCTGCCGCCTGTCGAAGAGGTCGCTGCAGCACCTGCCGAACTACCGAAAGTGACCGTCGATCCCGCGCCAGTTGCCGACGAGCCGCTCGTGACACCGCCCGCCAATCACCCTGCCCAGCCCGATCCACTGATCGAAGCACCCGCAGCAACGGCGCCGATCGCAGAAGTCGTGGCTTTTGTACCCCCCGTCCATGAACCTCAGCGAACGCCTGCTCCTAGTGAACAACCAGAGAATCCCGCATCAGCCGCCCCGTCAGCGGTTGTCGAAACGCAACTGGCGACCAATCCGGACGAACTGACCCCGACTGTAGTTCTCGACCGCCCGTCCCTGCCCTCGACCATGGTCCAAGCCGAGGCATCGGCCGCCATCGATCCGGAGCACTCTGAACACGATATTCTCTACGCCCTGCCGGACTCGCCGGAACCGTCCTACAGCTCTGTCGCCAAGCACATCGAAGACACGCTTCTGGGCCTGCTGGACGACCTGTCACTGCCAGAGCGTTATCGCCCACAAGCCGAAGCGATGCGCGATCGCCTGCAAAACGGTTTGAACTGGTACGAATTGCTGCCGATCCTCGACGACCTGGCGACCTTGATGCTGGCCATAAACAACAGCGGCCAGCACGAATTTGAAGTCTATCTACAGCAACTCAATGAGCGCCTCGAGTCATTCCAGAGCAACCTGCAAGCCGCCAGCGATGGCCACGCGGACAACCGCTCGGCCGCGCGCGAAATGGACACGCAGATCCGCGAGCAGGTCGACGGCTTGCAGAGCAGCATGCAAGAGGCAGCGGATCTCGAAGACCTCAAGCATGTCCTGGAGAACCACCTCGAAGGCCTGCTCGGGACCATGGATCAGCACCAGAAGCAACGCGACGAGCGCGAGCAGGAAGTGGCCGCCCGCCTCAAGGGTCTGGCTGAACGCGTGGCGCACATGGAGCAGGAAGCACAAGGCTACCGCGAGCATCTTGAAGAACAGCGACAGAAAGCCTTGATCGACCCACTGACCGGACTGCCCAACCGTGCGGCCTGGAGCGAACGGCTCGATCACGAAATCGCCCAATGGCAGCAACACGGCAACACCCTGTTGCTGGCCATGCTCGACCTCGATCATTTCAAACGCATCAATGACAACTATGGCCACCTGGCGGGCGACAAGGTGCTGAAAATCATCGCCAGCGTCTTGCGCAAGCGCCTTCGCGGGACGGATTTCATCGCGCGGTTTGGCGGTGAAGAGTTTGTCCTGCTGATGCCGGGCACAGTGCCAGCGATGGGGGCAAAACTGCTGGAAAACCTGCGCGCGTCCATCGAAGCCTGTCCGTTCCACTTCAAAGGGGAACCAGTGACCATTACCATTTCGATGGGAATGACTGCGTTCAAACCGGGGGAACACAGCGATATGGTACTGAAAAGAGCCGATCAGGCGTTGTACCGGGCCAAACATGCAGGCCGTAATCGAGTGGAGTTCGGCTGA
- a CDS encoding endonuclease/exonuclease/phosphatase family protein translates to MRRWGTERIVGLHDPRVNEHHLESTGLPADSRLRLLSFNIQVGISTERYRHYLTRGWQHLLPHTGRADNLQKIGNLLGDFDLVALQEADGGSLRSGYVNQVEHLAQLGAFPYWYQQLNRNLGRLGQHSNGVLSRLRPWAIEDHPLPGPKGRGAILVRFGEGPEALVVVMMHLALGARARSLQLAYIRELIGGYKHQVLMGDMNTHASDLLQNSPLRDLGLLAPQLEATFPSWRPQRCLDHILLSPTLTLEKVEVLAQPISDHLPVAVEIRLPGSLTADALPALSPALRGTHE, encoded by the coding sequence ATGCGCCGCTGGGGTACTGAACGCATCGTTGGCCTGCATGATCCGCGGGTCAACGAGCATCACCTGGAATCGACGGGCTTGCCCGCAGACAGCCGTCTGCGCTTGCTCAGCTTCAATATCCAGGTCGGCATCAGTACCGAGCGGTATCGGCACTACCTGACCCGGGGCTGGCAACACCTGTTGCCGCATACCGGGCGTGCCGACAACCTGCAAAAGATCGGCAATCTGCTGGGCGACTTCGATCTGGTCGCCCTGCAGGAAGCCGATGGCGGCAGCCTGAGATCAGGCTACGTCAATCAAGTCGAACACCTGGCGCAACTCGGCGCCTTCCCCTACTGGTATCAACAACTCAATCGCAACCTCGGTCGCCTCGGCCAGCACAGCAATGGCGTGCTCAGCCGCCTGCGCCCGTGGGCGATCGAAGATCATCCGCTACCGGGGCCCAAGGGTCGCGGGGCAATCCTGGTGCGTTTCGGTGAAGGTCCGGAAGCGTTGGTGGTGGTCATGATGCACCTGGCATTGGGCGCCCGTGCCCGAAGCCTGCAACTGGCTTACATCCGTGAGCTGATCGGCGGTTACAAGCATCAGGTGCTGATGGGCGACATGAACACCCACGCCAGTGACCTGCTGCAAAATTCTCCGTTGCGCGACCTCGGCCTGCTGGCGCCGCAACTGGAAGCAACCTTCCCCAGCTGGCGCCCGCAGCGCTGCCTGGACCATATTCTGCTGAGCCCGACCCTGACACTGGAAAAGGTCGAAGTGCTGGCACAACCTATTTCCGATCACCTGCCGGTCGCGGTAGAGATTCGTCTGCCGGGTTCGCTCACGGCCGATGCATTGCCCGCGTTGAGTCCTGCCCTTCGCGGAACCCATGAATGA
- a CDS encoding thiol:disulfide interchange protein DsbA/DsbL → MRNLIISAALVAASLFGMTAQAAEAPAAPYVELSNPVPVAVPGKIEVVELFWYGCPHCYAFEPVINPWVEKLPSDVNFVRIPAMFGGPWDAHGQMFLTLEAMGVESKVHAAVFNAIQKEHKKLVDKNEMADFLATQGVDKDKFLATFDSFAIKGQINKARELAKKYEISGVPTMIVNGKYRFDVGSAGGAEQALQLADKLVDKERAANKAAAN, encoded by the coding sequence ATGCGTAATCTGATCATCAGCGCCGCACTCGTCGCTGCCAGCCTGTTCGGCATGACTGCCCAAGCCGCCGAAGCACCCGCCGCCCCTTATGTCGAACTGAGCAATCCGGTTCCGGTAGCAGTGCCTGGCAAGATCGAAGTCGTTGAATTGTTCTGGTATGGCTGCCCGCATTGCTACGCGTTCGAGCCAGTGATCAATCCTTGGGTCGAGAAACTGCCGTCCGACGTGAACTTCGTTCGTATTCCTGCGATGTTCGGCGGCCCGTGGGACGCACACGGCCAAATGTTCCTGACCCTGGAAGCCATGGGCGTCGAGAGCAAGGTTCACGCTGCGGTGTTCAACGCCATTCAGAAAGAACACAAAAAGCTGGTCGATAAAAACGAAATGGCCGACTTCCTGGCGACTCAAGGCGTAGACAAGGACAAGTTCCTGGCGACCTTCGACTCCTTCGCCATCAAGGGCCAGATCAACAAGGCTCGCGAACTGGCCAAGAAATATGAAATCTCTGGCGTTCCGACCATGATCGTCAACGGCAAGTATCGCTTTGACGTGGGTTCTGCCGGTGGCGCCGAGCAAGCCCTGCAACTGGCCGACAAACTGGTCGACAAAGAGCGAGCGGCTAACAAGGCTGCTGCCAACTAA
- a CDS encoding c-type cytochrome yields the protein MNKLIVSLLLTVGISGIAHAAGDATAGQAKAAVCGACHGPDGNSMAPNFPKLAGQGERYLNKQLHDIKSGKRTVLEMTGLLTNLSDQDLADIAAYFASQKGSVGAADPKVVARGEALFRGGDLAKGLPACTGCHSPNGAGNAAAGFPHLGGQHAQYIAKQLTDFRKEEGGRSNDGDTKTMQTIAKRLSDEDIAAVSSYIQGLH from the coding sequence ATGAACAAATTGATCGTGAGTCTGCTGTTGACCGTGGGGATCTCCGGCATAGCCCATGCTGCAGGTGATGCAACTGCTGGTCAGGCGAAAGCCGCAGTATGTGGCGCCTGTCATGGCCCGGATGGCAACAGCATGGCGCCTAACTTTCCGAAACTGGCAGGTCAGGGCGAGCGTTATCTGAACAAGCAGCTGCACGACATCAAGTCCGGCAAACGCACGGTACTGGAAATGACCGGCCTGCTGACCAACCTGAGCGATCAGGACCTGGCCGATATCGCCGCCTACTTCGCCAGCCAGAAAGGCAGCGTTGGCGCCGCCGACCCTAAAGTCGTGGCTCGCGGTGAAGCACTGTTCCGTGGTGGCGACCTTGCCAAGGGCCTGCCAGCCTGCACCGGCTGCCACTCGCCAAACGGCGCGGGCAACGCGGCCGCCGGCTTCCCGCACCTGGGTGGCCAGCACGCTCAATACATTGCCAAGCAGCTGACCGATTTCCGCAAGGAAGAAGGCGGTCGCAGCAACGACGGCGACACAAAAACCATGCAGACCATTGCCAAGCGCCTGAGCGACGAAGATATCGCCGCAGTCTCCAGCTACATTCAGGGCCTGCACTAA
- a CDS encoding c-type cytochrome, with translation MTKWLLAAGVLMPLYGAQATQDPEAVYNRVCGACHSGQLPMAPKKGDQEAWTPRLAKGMETLVQHVTQGFKAMPPRGLCMDCSAEDYQAIIHWMSE, from the coding sequence ATGACGAAATGGCTGCTAGCTGCCGGTGTCTTGATGCCGCTTTACGGCGCTCAGGCTACACAGGATCCGGAAGCTGTGTACAACCGTGTTTGTGGTGCCTGTCATTCCGGCCAACTACCCATGGCGCCCAAAAAGGGCGATCAGGAAGCTTGGACGCCGAGGTTGGCGAAAGGTATGGAGACGCTGGTGCAACACGTGACCCAGGGTTTCAAGGCGATGCCGCCGCGTGGTTTGTGCATGGACTGCAGTGCCGAGGATTACCAAGCCATCATCCACTGGATGAGCGAGTGA
- the yihA gene encoding ribosome biogenesis GTP-binding protein YihA/YsxC has protein sequence MQLKNPILGLCQQSTFMLSAAKVDQCPDDEGFEVAFAGRSNAGKSSALNTLTHASLARTSKTPGRTQLLNFFKLDDDRRLVDLPGYGYAKVPIPLKLHWQRHLEAYLGGRESLKGLILMMDIRHPMTDFDLLMLDWAVASGMPMHILLTKADKLTYGAAKNVLLKVQSDIRKGWGDAISIQLFSAPKRMGLEDAYTVLAGWMELADKGSELAE, from the coding sequence ATGCAACTCAAGAACCCCATCCTCGGCCTGTGCCAACAGTCCACCTTCATGCTCAGCGCTGCCAAAGTCGATCAATGTCCCGACGACGAAGGCTTTGAAGTGGCCTTCGCCGGGCGTTCCAACGCCGGTAAATCCAGCGCGTTGAACACCCTGACGCATGCCAGCCTGGCGCGGACCTCGAAAACTCCGGGTCGCACGCAACTCTTGAACTTCTTCAAGCTAGACGATGATCGTCGTCTGGTCGACCTGCCGGGCTACGGTTACGCGAAAGTACCGATCCCGTTGAAGCTGCACTGGCAGCGTCACCTGGAAGCTTATCTGGGTGGTCGCGAGAGTTTGAAAGGTCTGATCCTGATGATGGACATCCGTCATCCAATGACCGACTTCGACCTGTTGATGCTCGATTGGGCCGTTGCCAGCGGCATGCCGATGCACATTCTGCTGACCAAAGCGGACAAGCTGACTTACGGCGCCGCGAAAAACGTGCTGCTCAAGGTTCAGTCGGACATCCGAAAAGGCTGGGGTGATGCGATCAGCATCCAGCTGTTTTCAGCGCCAAAACGTATGGGCCTGGAAGACGCCTACACTGTACTGGCGGGCTGGATGGAACTGGCTGACAAAGGCTCGGAGCTCGCGGAATAA
- the polA gene encoding DNA polymerase I, which translates to MSQAPLVLVDGSSYLYRAFHALPPLTTSKGLPTGAVKGVLNMLKSLRKQYPDSPFAVVFDAKGGTFRDDMYAEYKANRPSMPDDMRVQIEPLHQSVIALGFPLLCVEGVEADDVIGTLARSSAAADRPVIISTGDKDMAQLVDGHITLVNTMTGSALDVEGVKEKFGVAPEQIIDYLALMGDSSDNIPGVPGIGPKTASGLLVGVNGGLTELYAQLDIVPTLPIRGAKTLPAKLEEHKEMAFLSYQLATIKIDVPLDIGLDDLQMGKPDHDKLAELYTLLEFKSWFEENQRDAKRSGQEVTAPVAEEAAVETELKYTTILTQADFDLWLKKLNDAQLIAFDTETTGIDAQQAQLVGLSFAVQANEAAYIPLTHSYMGVPDQLDRDTVLRALKPILEDPNKLKVGQHAKFDMNILANCAIGGDQSCGITVQGIAFDTMLESYVLDSTATRHDMDSLALKYLNHTTTGFQGIAGKGAKQLTFDQISLELAGPYAAEDADVTLRLHQTLQEKLNAIPSLSKVLSDIEMPLVPVLARIERQGALVDANLLGIQSVELGEKMVALEREAFAIAGEEFNLGSPKQLGVILYEKLGLPILSKTAKGQASTAEAVLAELAEQDYPLPKVLMQYRSMSKLKSTYTDRLPEQINPRTGRIHTSYHQAVAATGRLSSSDPNLQNIPIRTAEGRRIRQAFVAPKGYKLLAADYSQIELRIMAHLAKDEGLLHAFRNDLDVHKATAAEVFGVELEQVTTDQRRSAKAINFGLIYGMSAFGLAKQIGVDRKQSQAYIDRYFARYPGVLEYMERTRAQAAEQGFVETIFGRRLYLPEINAKNPALRKGAERTAINAPMQGTAADIIKKAMVAVDNWLTSSGLDAKVILQVHDELVLEVREDLVDHVRQEIRLHMSEAAKLDVPLLVEVGVGNNWDEAH; encoded by the coding sequence ATGAGCCAAGCCCCCCTCGTCCTGGTGGACGGTTCTTCTTACCTGTACCGCGCCTTTCACGCCCTGCCACCGCTGACCACTTCCAAAGGTCTGCCGACCGGAGCGGTCAAAGGCGTGCTGAACATGCTCAAGAGTCTGCGCAAGCAGTACCCGGACAGTCCGTTCGCCGTGGTGTTCGACGCCAAGGGTGGGACGTTTCGCGATGACATGTACGCCGAATATAAGGCCAACCGTCCGAGCATGCCCGACGACATGCGCGTGCAGATCGAGCCGCTGCATCAAAGCGTGATCGCCCTGGGCTTCCCGTTGCTGTGCGTCGAAGGTGTCGAGGCCGATGACGTGATCGGCACCCTGGCCCGCAGCAGTGCGGCGGCCGACCGCCCGGTAATCATCTCCACCGGCGACAAGGACATGGCGCAGCTGGTCGACGGCCACATTACCTTGGTCAACACCATGACCGGTAGCGCGCTGGACGTGGAGGGCGTGAAGGAGAAATTCGGCGTCGCTCCCGAGCAGATCATCGATTATCTGGCGTTGATGGGCGACTCTTCCGACAACATCCCGGGTGTTCCGGGCATCGGTCCGAAGACGGCATCCGGCCTGCTGGTCGGGGTGAACGGCGGCCTGACTGAGCTCTATGCGCAGCTCGACATCGTTCCGACCCTGCCGATTCGCGGCGCGAAAACCCTGCCGGCCAAACTCGAAGAGCACAAGGAGATGGCCTTCCTCTCCTATCAATTGGCGACGATCAAGATCGACGTGCCACTGGATATCGGCCTCGACGACCTGCAAATGGGCAAGCCGGATCACGACAAACTCGCCGAGCTCTACACGCTGCTGGAATTCAAGAGCTGGTTCGAAGAGAACCAGCGCGACGCCAAGCGTTCCGGCCAGGAAGTCACCGCGCCAGTGGCTGAAGAAGCCGCCGTCGAGACTGAACTCAAGTACACCACGATCCTCACCCAGGCCGATTTCGACCTGTGGCTGAAGAAGCTCAACGACGCCCAGCTGATCGCCTTTGATACCGAAACCACCGGCATCGATGCGCAACAGGCGCAACTGGTCGGCCTGTCGTTCGCTGTACAGGCCAACGAAGCGGCCTACATCCCGCTGACCCATTCCTACATGGGCGTTCCGGATCAGCTTGATCGCGACACCGTGCTGCGCGCACTGAAACCGATCCTGGAAGACCCGAACAAACTCAAGGTCGGCCAGCACGCCAAGTTCGACATGAACATCCTGGCCAACTGCGCCATCGGTGGGGATCAGAGCTGCGGCATCACCGTGCAAGGCATCGCCTTCGACACCATGCTCGAATCCTACGTGCTGGATTCCACCGCGACCCGCCACGACATGGACAGCCTGGCGCTGAAGTACCTGAATCACACCACCACGGGTTTTCAGGGCATCGCCGGCAAGGGTGCCAAGCAGCTGACCTTCGATCAGATTTCCCTGGAGCTGGCCGGGCCTTACGCCGCTGAAGACGCCGACGTGACGCTGCGCCTGCATCAGACCTTGCAGGAAAAACTCAACGCGATTCCGAGCCTGAGCAAAGTCCTGAGCGACATCGAAATGCCGCTGGTGCCGGTGCTTGCGCGGATCGAGCGTCAGGGCGCATTGGTCGACGCCAACCTGCTGGGCATCCAGAGCGTTGAGCTGGGCGAGAAAATGGTCGCCCTCGAGCGTGAGGCGTTCGCCATCGCCGGTGAGGAATTCAACCTCGGCTCGCCGAAGCAACTGGGCGTGATCCTGTACGAAAAACTCGGCCTGCCAATCCTCAGCAAAACCGCCAAGGGTCAGGCTTCAACGGCCGAAGCGGTGCTGGCGGAACTGGCCGAGCAGGATTACCCGCTGCCCAAAGTGCTGATGCAATACCGCTCGATGAGCAAGCTGAAAAGCACCTACACCGATCGCCTGCCGGAGCAGATCAACCCGCGCACCGGGCGGATTCACACGTCTTATCATCAGGCTGTCGCGGCGACCGGGCGTTTGTCGTCCAGCGATCCGAACCTGCAGAACATTCCGATCCGCACCGCCGAAGGTCGGCGGATTCGTCAGGCGTTCGTTGCGCCAAAAGGCTACAAGCTGCTGGCCGCGGACTACTCGCAAATCGAGCTGCGCATCATGGCTCACCTGGCCAAGGACGAAGGGCTGCTGCACGCCTTCCGCAATGACCTGGACGTGCACAAAGCCACCGCCGCCGAGGTTTTCGGTGTTGAGCTGGAGCAGGTCACCACGGATCAGCGCCGCAGCGCCAAGGCGATCAACTTCGGTTTGATCTACGGCATGAGTGCGTTTGGCCTGGCCAAGCAGATCGGCGTCGATCGCAAACAGTCCCAAGCGTACATCGACCGCTATTTCGCCCGTTATCCAGGCGTTCTGGAATACATGGAGCGCACTCGCGCCCAGGCGGCCGAGCAAGGTTTCGTCGAGACCATCTTCGGTCGTCGTCTGTACCTGCCGGAAATCAACGCAAAAAACCCGGCCCTGCGCAAAGGCGCCGAACGCACGGCGATCAACGCCCCGATGCAAGGCACGGCGGCGGACATCATCAAGAAAGCCATGGTGGCTGTGGATAACTGGCTGACCTCGTCGGGGCTAGACGCCAAAGTCATCCTGCAGGTGCACGATGAATTGGTGCTCGAGGTGCGTGAAGATCTGGTCGATCACGTTCGTCAGGAAATTCGCCTGCACATGAGCGAAGCCGCGAAGCTTGATGTGCCGCTGCTGGTCGAGGTTGGCGTGGGCAATAACTGGGATGAGGCTCACTGA
- a CDS encoding DUF2782 domain-containing protein, with amino-acid sequence MRTLNRLLLAGLFATVPLAAMAADDAPTPEPEVTIRTEGDKVIQEYRQNGFLYAIKVTPKGAPPYFLVRADGTDANFIRSDQPDMLIPSWKIFEWK; translated from the coding sequence ATGCGCACACTAAATCGCCTGTTGCTGGCTGGCTTGTTTGCAACCGTTCCACTGGCCGCGATGGCGGCGGACGATGCGCCGACTCCGGAGCCTGAAGTCACGATCCGCACGGAAGGGGACAAAGTCATTCAGGAATACCGCCAAAACGGTTTCCTGTATGCGATCAAGGTCACGCCGAAGGGGGCTCCGCCGTATTTCCTGGTGCGCGCAGACGGGACGGATGCGAACTTCATCCGCTCGGATCAGCCGGATATGCTGATTCCGTCGTGGAAGATTTTTGAATGGAAGTAG